A segment of the Corynebacterium resistens DSM 45100 genome:
CGTGGAAGACGAATTATGGAAGATCGGTGCTGTCGAAGGTGATGAAGTCACCATTGGTGAGATCACTTTTGAATGGGATCCAACAACTGCGGCTGGTGTGGATGTGATGCGAAGTGGACGCGGTACCGATATGCGCCTGGAGCAGACGACACGCACCGGCGCCGACGAGCGTAAACGTGCTTCTCAAGCCCGTCGTGGCCTCATCGATGAATACGATTTTGGCGATGGGGAAGAAGCTGATCGCGAGCGTTGGCAGGGTTAGGGACCATCTGGCGAAACAGCTAACTTTATATCAGAAGTTAGCTATACCAATGTTTTCTGGCTGGCATAATGAGGTGTATGCCGAATCACAACCAAGACGTTGAAGATCGAAACGACCTGCCTGATGGCAGGGGCGAACCCGTTCCCGCCTATGGTTCTCGGCCAGTGCATACCCCGGGGCCGGTGATCCCGGCCACCACCGTGGAATTTCCCGATTCCGAGGCCGATCCCGATGATCCTGCAATGGGCCACGAATCAGATGTCCGCCAGGACGTTGCCCATGCACGTCGGCTGGTGGTGAAGATCGGTTCTTCATCATTGACTGACGAAGATGGCAGAGTCAATCCAGATCGCATCGACGTTATCGCTGATGCCTTGGAAGCCCGAATGGATCGCGGTACTGATGTCATCGTCGTTTCCTCTGGCGCGGTGGCTTGCGGGATGGGGCCACTCGAGCTCTCCCAGCGCCCTACCGACTTAGCCACTAAGCAGGCTGCAGCTGCCGTGGGGCAAGTCCTGCTAGCCCAGGAGTGGGCACGCTCTTTCGCGCGCTACGGCCGTACCATCGGGCAGGTCTTGCTGACTGCCTCTGACGCCGCCGAGCGTGACCGCGCACGCAATGCCCAGCGCACCATCGATCGTTTGCGGCAGCTAAAAACCGTTCCGATCGTCAATGAAAACGATACGGTCGCTACTTCCGAAATGCGCTTCGGGGATAACGACCGCCTAGCTGCGCTCGTCAGCCACCTTGCATTTGCGGATGCGCTCGTGCTGTTGAGCGATGTCGACGGTCTGTACGACCGCAACCCCGCTGAACCGGATGCCAACTTCATTCCCGAGGTTCGCTCTGGCAAGGACTTGCGTGGTGTCATTGCAGGTGACGGGGGCCGGCTGGGAACCGGCGGTATGGCTGCGAAAGTTTCGGCCGCTCGCCTAGCCTCTCGTGCCGGCGTGCCGGTGCTGCTGACCTCCACGGAAAACATTGGTGCAGCACTCGACGATGCCCAGGTTGGAACGTGTTTCTGGCCGGATGAAGACCGTCTCAGCGCATGGAAATTCTGGGTCCTTTACGCCGCGGATTCCCGCGGACGATTGCACTTGGATGCCGGTGCAGTTGAAGCTGTGACAGAGAATCATAAATCGTTGCTGGCTGTGGGAATCACACTCGTTGAGGGTGATTTCAGCCAAGGCGACATTGTAGACATTGTTGACCCAGATGGAGTGCTCGTTGGTCGCGGTGAAGTGGCATACGATTCTGTGATGCTCGATGGCATGATCGGACGCCCAACAAGGGATATGCCAGAGTTTGCTCGGCGACCTGTGGTGCACGCTGATTACATGTCCACCTATTCAAACCGTGCGGAGCTAAACAAGCCCAGCTAGAAATCGCTACCGTTGAAGAGTATGACTGTGAACACAACTAACCTGACCCCTGAACGTCAAGCGGAGCGTGACGAGGTTTACGCCAAAGCGCGCAAAGCGAAAGAAGTTAGCCAACAGGTTCTACTAAGTACGCTGCAGAAAAATGAGTTGTTGGAGAAAGCAGCGCAAGCCCTCGAGGACAATAGCGCAGATATTTTGCGGGCCAATGAAGAGGACCTCGCTGCCGGGAAGGAACGCGGGCTTTCCGATAGCTTGCTAGATCGCTTGAAGTTGGATGAGGAGCGTATCAATGGCATTGCTAATGGATTACGGCTCGTAGTTGGACTTAGCGATCCGGTAGGGGAGATCGTTCGTGGGCATACTCGCCCAAACGGTCTGCGACTTAAGCAGGTTCGTGTTCCCCTAGGCGTGATGGGGATGGTTTATGAAGCCCGCCCGAATGTCACGGTCGATGCTTTTGGACTAGCGGTGAAGTCCGGCAATGTTCCACTGCTGCGTGGCTCCAAGTCGGCACGTCACACCAATGAAAAATTGGTAGAGATTCTGCAGACGGTGGCTGAAGATTACGGGCTGCCGCGCGAGATTGTGCAACTTTTGCCTTGTGATACCCACGATTCTGTGCAGGACCTCATCACTGCCCGTGGTCTCGTAGATCTGGTAATTCCTCGGGGTGGCGCGGGCCTCATCAATGCCGTGGTGACGGGTGCGACAGTTCCCACTATCGAGACGGGGACGGGCAATTGCCACTTCTACATTGACAAGTCGGCCGACGTGGAAACAGCTATTGATCTGGTTAGCAATGGAAAGACACGTCGCTGTTCCGTATGCAATGCCACCGAAGTGTTGCTTCTCGACTCGAACTTGCCGGATGATGATAAAAAGCGCGTGCTCAAAGCCTTGCAGGATCAGGGTGTCACCCTACATGGCAATAAGGCAGAATTGGATTCTCTGGCTACGGACGTCGTGGAGGCCACGGACGAAGATTGGACAGACGAATACCTGTCCTTTGATATTGCTGTAGCTCTTGTGGACGGGGTAGAAGAGGCCGTTAAGCACATCGCCCAATACTCCACGGGGCACACAGAAGGGATCGCAGCCTCGGATTACAGCGTGACCAGTTATTTTGAAACCTTTGTG
Coding sequences within it:
- a CDS encoding glutamate-5-semialdehyde dehydrogenase, which produces MTVNTTNLTPERQAERDEVYAKARKAKEVSQQVLLSTLQKNELLEKAAQALEDNSADILRANEEDLAAGKERGLSDSLLDRLKLDEERINGIANGLRLVVGLSDPVGEIVRGHTRPNGLRLKQVRVPLGVMGMVYEARPNVTVDAFGLAVKSGNVPLLRGSKSARHTNEKLVEILQTVAEDYGLPREIVQLLPCDTHDSVQDLITARGLVDLVIPRGGAGLINAVVTGATVPTIETGTGNCHFYIDKSADVETAIDLVSNGKTRRCSVCNATEVLLLDSNLPDDDKKRVLKALQDQGVTLHGNKAELDSLATDVVEATDEDWTDEYLSFDIAVALVDGVEEAVKHIAQYSTGHTEGIAASDYSVTSYFETFVDSAAVSINTSTAWTDGEMFGFGAEIGISTQKLHARGPMGLPELTSTKWVVSGDGQTRP
- the proB gene encoding glutamate 5-kinase, with translation MPNHNQDVEDRNDLPDGRGEPVPAYGSRPVHTPGPVIPATTVEFPDSEADPDDPAMGHESDVRQDVAHARRLVVKIGSSSLTDEDGRVNPDRIDVIADALEARMDRGTDVIVVSSGAVACGMGPLELSQRPTDLATKQAAAAVGQVLLAQEWARSFARYGRTIGQVLLTASDAAERDRARNAQRTIDRLRQLKTVPIVNENDTVATSEMRFGDNDRLAALVSHLAFADALVLLSDVDGLYDRNPAEPDANFIPEVRSGKDLRGVIAGDGGRLGTGGMAAKVSAARLASRAGVPVLLTSTENIGAALDDAQVGTCFWPDEDRLSAWKFWVLYAADSRGRLHLDAGAVEAVTENHKSLLAVGITLVEGDFSQGDIVDIVDPDGVLVGRGEVAYDSVMLDGMIGRPTRDMPEFARRPVVHADYMSTYSNRAELNKPS